The Alcaligenes faecalis sequence TGGTGATCGCCGTGCTCGTCAAAAGCCAGATCCATCAGCGTCAGGCTTTCAATCTCATTGGCCGCCAAAAGCTGGGCCGCCGCACGGGAAAGGGCTTGTCCGATGTAGCCGTTAGCACCAGTAATCAAGACATGCTTCATGGCTTATCTCCCGACAGCCTGCATATACGCAGCATCATGATGACGTGGTGCAGCCAGCACGCCGCGATCACGCAAGGGCTGGCACCAAGTCAAACCCTCTGACGGCAATCCGCGGGGCTGATACTCGCAGCCCAGCCAGCCATCGTAAGCCAAGGCAGGTAAAGCGGCGACGCCTTCCAGCAAGGCATGCTGTGCAAGATCAGGCTCGTAACGCCCATCGGCACCCGCAATCTGCACATAACCAATCCAGGGCGCACAGGCCGCCACGCTGGAAAGGACGTCCAGGCTTTCTTTGACACAGTGGTAGTAATCAAATTGCAGACGTAAGCGCGGAGACTTGAAATGCTGGAGCACCTCAATGACCTGCTCGGGCAAATAATAGAAGTACCCGGCCATATCGCTGCGGTTAAGCGCCTCCAGCGTCAGCACCAGATCATCCGCTTCAGCCAGGGCCAAAGCCTGTTCCAGATTACTGAGCAGTGCGGCCCGACAGTCTTCCTGTGCAAAAGGGCTGATGTCACCCGCCATCACATGAATACGGCGGCAGCCGGTCGCCTGTGCCACAGCACGGGCGCGATCAAAGGCTTCCTGAAACTGGGTCTGTGCGCCAGGAATCGCGGCCCAACCCAGCCTGCCCCGCCCCTCGCCTATTGGTGTATTGATCAGTGTCAGCTCCAGCTTGGCGGCTTGCAACTGACTGGCGTACCAGGCCGGAGCGTAGTCGTAAGGCAGCAAAATCTCGACACCCTGAAACCCATCGGCCGCTGCAGCTTCAAAGCGCTCGCTCCAGTCCCGATGCCGATACAACCAACTGAGGTTAGCGGATAGTTGCATGGGGCCGCCTGCCTTATGTGCTTATCTGGCGCAGGAAGGCGTCACGCTGCTCGGGCAGTACAACGCTGACCAAGGCAGACACCTCAGCCTGACCCAGCCCCATGGCGCTGGCCACACGCAACATTTGCTGCACGCTGGCCGCCACCGGCATAGGTGCATCGCTTTGTTGAGCATTGGCGATCAGGGTGTCGATATCCTTGAGCATGGTGGACAGCGCACCGATACTTTTTGCCTGTGCTTCTATCATGCGCGGGGCAAAGATCTGCAAGGGCTTGGAGTCCGCCCAGCCGCCCGCCAGTGCGGGCGCCAGCTTGTCTACATTGATGTTATTGCGTTGGGCAAAGCCAATGGCTTCGGCCAGTGCCGCAATCGAGGTTGCCACGATGGCCTGGTTGCACAACTTGGTTGCCTGCCCGGTACCGGAAGGCCCCATATGCGTGATATTGCCGGCGTAGGCGCGCATGGCGGCCTCGGCTTCAGGCATATGGGTTTCGCTGCCGCCGGTCATGATGGCCAGCGTACCGGCCTCCACGCCGGGAATACCGCCGGACACCGGAGCATCAATCCAGTCAGCGCCGCAGCTTTGCGCCAAGCGAGCAGCCAAGTTGCGCGTGGCTTCCGGGTCGATGCTGGAGTGGTCCACCAGCCAATTAAGACCTGCTGCCTGAGCGATGCCGTCCGCACCGAACACCACGGCCTCGGCAGCCTGGGCATCAAACAGGCATAACAAGACACCGTCGACGCCTTCCGCCGCTTCGCGTGGCGTACTTACAATCTGCGCACCGAGTGCCGCCAGCGGCTCGGCCTTCTCCCTGGAACGGTTCCAGACTTTGACCTCGTGACCCGCTTTCAACAGGCGCTGTACCATGGCCGCGCCCATCAATCCCAAACCGCAAAAACCGAGTTTCATCTTATATGTCCTCAAGCTGTTCTTGCGGCCACTCGGCAGCACCCGAATGGGTCACTGCCCCTTCGTTGGTCGGTCCAACCAGACGTGCGTATTTCTCCAGCGCGCCAGCCAGACGGTCTCGTACGTAGGGTTTCCATTGCGCCCGGCGTTCGGCCAGCTCCTCCTCGGACACATGCAGTTGCATGCTGCTTTGCGTGGCGTCGATGGTGATACGGTCGCCGTCTTTCACCAAACCGATGTTCCCACCGGCAGCCGCTTCGGGGCTGGCATAGCCGATACACATACCGCGTGTCGCACCGGAGAAACGGCCATCGGTCAGCAGTGCCACTTTCTCGCCGTTGCCATGGCCGTAAATAGCAGCGGTGACGCTTAGCATCTCGCGCATGCCGGGGCCGCCTTTAGGCCCTTCGTTGCGAATGATCAGCACATCGCCCGCCTCGTAGCCCTGCCTGGACACCACGGCCATGCAGTCTTCCTCGGTTTCAAACACGCGTGCGCGGCCATCAAAAACCAGAGACTTCAAACCGGCAATCTTCAACAAGGCACCGTCTGGACACAGATTGCCCTTGAGCACGACCAAACCGCCTGAAGCATGAATAGGCTGATCGCTACTGCGCACGATACGACCATCTTCATCGGGGAAGCTCTCCAGAGCCTCGGCCAGGGTTTCGCCGGTAATGGTCAAGGCATCACCGTGCAGGTGACCGCTTTTCAAGAGTGCCTTGAGCACTACGGGCACCCCACCAATCACGTCCAGATCGCGTGCCAGATAACGGCCACCGGGCTGCAAGTCGGCAATCAATGGCGTGCGGTTGAACACCTCGGCCATATCGTCCGTGGTGAAACGAATACCTACTTCATGCGCAATGGCAGGAATATGCAGGGCTACGTTGGTCGAACCGCCCGTCGCAGCCACAGCAGCAGTAGCATTTTCCAGACTCTTGCGGGTGATGAGATCACGCGGCAAAGGACCACCATTTTCCAGAATCTCCATCACACGGCGACCAGCACGCCGGGCCAGCGCATGCCGCTGGCTGTAAACCGCTGGCGTGGTCGAAGAACCCAGGAAGGACAGGCCCAAAGCCTCGGCCACCATACCCATGGTATTGGCAGTGAACTGGCCCGGACAGGAGCCAACTGTCATGGCACAGGTGCGCTCGATGCCGTGCAACTGCTCCAGAGAAATCACGCCGCTTTGATAACGACCCACCCCTTCAATGGCGGTCAGCACCGTGTTTTCAGTACCATCGGGCGAGTAACCCGGCAGCATGGAGCCACCGTAAATGAAGACAGAGGGAACGTTAAGCCGTGCCATAGCCATCAAGGTACCGGGCAGCGTCTTGTCGCAACCGCCCAAGCCGACCAAAGCATCATAGGCGTGGCCGCGCACGGCTATTTCCATACTGTCGGCAATCATCTCGCGTGAGACCAGGCTCATGCGCATGCCAGCGTGGTTCATGGAGGTGCCGTCGGACACGGAAATCGTGTTCATCATGACAGGCACGCCACCACCCTGTGCAACCCCCAGGCGCACGCTGTCCGCCTGCGGGCCCAGCGATTTGGAACAGGGGGTGTTGTCTCCAGCGGTTCCAATGATGGCAACCATCGAGCGGTTCAGATCATCATCGTCCAGGCCCGTTGCACGCAGAAAGGCTCGGTGTGGGGTGCGGGTCACGCCCTCGGTCACTGCTTTTGATCTATGTTTTTTTAGCATGGTCTTTGGTGGTGATGAGTAGTTGAAAGATTGATTCAATCGGGCAGATCCAAACGGTCAAATATCCAGGAGACATCTTCCTGAATGTAGTGACGTGCCTGGGCAAAATCCCCGTCGCGCAACGCGGTTACGGTGGATTCGTGCAGTTGGTCTGAGGAGTCCTCGTTATGGAGTGATTCGCGGGTTTCGCGCAGATAAGCGCCCGACTGCAACCACAAGCTTTCGATCATGGCGAGCATGACGGGCGATTGAGCGGCGGCATAAATCGTGAAATGAAAGATGCGGTTTTTTTCCAGGCTGCTGGCCACGCCTTTGGGCGTACGGCGCTCTTGTGTAATTTCTTGCGCCAACTGTTCTAACTGATCCAGCACGGAGGACGTCAGCAAGGGGCCGGCCCACTCGGTGACGGTGCCTTCGATCAGAACGCGTGCACGGCGAATGTCGCTCAGGCAGGTTTTGGTAATCAGGGGGACACGCGTGGTGCCATTGGGCAAGGGCTCCAGCCCTTGCTGGGCCACCAGACGGCGCAGTGCTTCGCGCACCGGCATGGTGCTGGTGCCCAGCGCATCGGCCAGATACTGAATGCCTAGCACTTGGCCCGCACGGTACTCGCCATGCATCAGCTTGTTGCGTAGGGCTTGATAGACCGCTTCGTTAACGGATTGCCGAACAATGGGTTGAAAAGCTTCGAGCGGAGCACTGGTGCTTGCAGCATCTGAATGTTTCATTGAATTCCGTCACAAAATAGGTTCGAGCAAAGATTTGTGATTTTTGATCAATTCTAAGGACGGACTTCTACGACAACCAATCAGAGCTAACCCTTAGCCCCCTAATTCTTGATGGACAACGCGGCAAGCCTTGCAAGCAAGCCGCACATCCGGTTTTGCAATGCGGTCAATCAGGCCGTAGAGCTGGCCACGGCTGGGATAGGCAGTTCGTTGAGGCCCTTGAATTCCTGCAAGGAAAAGCTGGTCTGCGCTTGTCGAACCCCCGGCAAACGATGCAATTTTCGTTGCAACAATTCCGAATAACTGTCCAGATCCTTGGCGACCACCATAAGCAAAAAATCAGCCGGCCCGGCAATGCCATGGCACATCACCACCTCCGGAATATCGCGTACCGCTTCCACAAACTGCACCGAACGCTCTTCATTCTGAAAGTCCACACTAATGCTGACGAAGGCCACCACGCCATAGCCCAGGCCGCGACGATCCAGCCGGGCGTGGTAGCCTGAAATAAGCCCGGCTTCTTCCATGCGTCGAATCCGACGCCAGCAAGGTGACTGCGATATACCCACTTTTTGCGCCAGCTCGCTTGTGGTGAGCCTGGCGTTTCCTTGCAGCTCGGCCAGTAAACTGCCATCGACCTCATCCAATTCTATTTGCATAAAAAAACCTGTTTTTAACGTTTTTCAGGAAAAATTATGCTTCTATAAAAAACAGCTTGGCGCAAGACCCTTAAATCCCTAAGATCAACGCATAAATTTAAGTGGGATTAGATAATGAAACCACAGACAAACTTCAGCTTTACCCCTGTGCCCGCCTGCTCGGGTGCCTGCACCGTGCTGCTGATGGAGACCTTCGGGCCAGATGCATTGCCCACTGCCCTTGGCGCGCAACACGACTTTGGTTTTCCAGCGACCCACGCGACCTGTTCCACACGTCGCACAGGTCATGATTAACGTACCGGGAACAAAACAAATGAATGCTTCCAAAGCATCGGCTGACAAGGGAATCAGCGAGACAGAACGCATTGTTTCGGAAGAAAAAGCACAATTGGATTTCAGCCAATCCATGAGCTATGGTGACTACCTGCACCTGGACGAGGTGCTGGGCGCCCAGCACCCGCTCTCGCCTGCCCACGACGAAATGCTGTTCATCATCCAGCATCAAACCAGTGAACTCTGGATGAAGCTGATGCTGCATGAGCTAAACGCGGCCACGGCATCGGTCGCCGCCGATCGATACGCCGACAGCTTCAAGATGCTGGCGCGTGTCTCGCGCATCATGGAACAACTGGTCAGCGCCTGGACCGTGCTGTCGACCATGACCCCGCCGGAATACACCGCCATGCGGCCTTATCTGGCCAGCTCCAGCGGCTTTCAAAGTGCGCAATATCGCTGCATTGAATTTGCTTTGGGCAACAAGAATGCCGCCATGCTCAAACCACATGCGCACCGTCCAGAACTGCTCCGCCAGGTTGAAGCCGCATACCGTGCCCCCTCGCTGTATGACGAGTCACTGCGCCTGTTGGCCCGCCAGGGTTTTGACATTCCCGCCGACTATCTGGAGCGTGACTGGACGCAACCCTATGTGGCTAGCCCCGACGTCGAGGCCGCCTGGTTGCAGGTTTACCGTGATCCCCATGCGCATTGGGATCTGTACCAACTGGGCGAGAAGCTGACCGACATTGAGGATGCCTTCCGTCTTTGGCGTTTCCGCCATGTCACGACGGTTGAACGCGTCATCGGTTTCAAGCGCGGCACCGGTGGCACAGGCGGCGTCAGCTACCTGCGCAAGATGCTGGATGTGGTGCTGTTTCCCGAGATCTGGACTGTTCGGACCGCGCTGTAATGCAGGCTCCACACGACTCCCTCTCCGCGCAGGAGCGCGAGCGCGAATATTCGCCCAGCTCCTGTATAGGCGGAAACTACGCGCCTTACATCGAGGCATACGCCACGCTTAGCGCAGCAGCCTTGCAAGGCGGAGCACGGCATACCGAGCTTGCCTATGGCAATAAGGCCACGCACAAGCTTGACCTGTTCCTGCCTGAACCCCGCGATTCGGAGGTGCTTCCGCCTTTGTTGCTGTTTATTCATGGCGGCTACTGGCAAGAGCTTTCCAAGGCTTCCTCCTTGTTCTCAGCCCCGGATTGCACTGACGCTGGCATCGCCTTTGCGGCCATTGATTACACCTTGGCACCGCAAGCCTCTGTCCACGACATGGTGCTGGAGTGCCGCCAGGCACTGCGATGGCTGCATCAACACGGCCAAGAACTGGGTTTTGACCCGCAACGTATCGTCGTTTCCGGCAGCTCTGCCGGAGCGCATCTGGCGGCCATGTGCTGCTTGCGTGGATGGAAAGAGGATGCCGATTTGCCGGTAGGCGCGCCCGCAGCGGCAGTGCTGGTTTCCGGCATTTACGACCTGCAAGCCCTGATTGGCACCAGCATCAATGAGGCACTGTCCCTGGACGTGGAAAGCGCACGGGCGATTAGCCCTCAACTGCTTGATCTGCAAGGATTCCCTCCCACTGCCATCAGTTGGGGAGAAATCGAAACCTCGGAATTCAAGCGTCAGAGTCAGGCTTTTGCCGATGCACTGAATGCACTGGGTGCCCAATATCTGCCCCCGCTCGAAGTACCAGCACGTAATCACTTCGATGTCATTCTTGACCAGGCGCGTTCCGGTACCGCCTTGGGTGACACCACGCACGCGCTCTTTGCGTCGCTGCCTGCCACTTCTTCTGGGGGCAATTCATGAAACAAGTGATCGACGTGGGTCTTCCGCCCCTCAAGCAAGCCTTTTCATGGGCGGTGAAGGCCAAGGGGGACATGCTGTTTTCCGTGTACGGGCCGGTACGCCCAGACGGAAGCATAGACACAGGCCACATCGAGCAGCAGGCTCGCCTGACCTTCGCCAATCTGCAGCAAACCGTACACGCGGCGGGCGGCACCTTGGACAATGTCACTCAGGTGCTGATTTACATGACGGATGTGGCTGATATGGCCGCTATCGACGCGGTTTATCGTGAATTTTTCATCGAACCCTTCCCCAACCGCGCCAGCGTGGGCGTCGCAGCCCTGGTTG is a genomic window containing:
- a CDS encoding TIM barrel protein: MQLSANLSWLYRHRDWSERFEAAAADGFQGVEILLPYDYAPAWYASQLQAAKLELTLINTPIGEGRGRLGWAAIPGAQTQFQEAFDRARAVAQATGCRRIHVMAGDISPFAQEDCRAALLSNLEQALALAEADDLVLTLEALNRSDMAGYFYYLPEQVIEVLQHFKSPRLRLQFDYYHCVKESLDVLSSVAACAPWIGYVQIAGADGRYEPDLAQHALLEGVAALPALAYDGWLGCEYQPRGLPSEGLTWCQPLRDRGVLAAPRHHDAAYMQAVGR
- a CDS encoding NAD(P)-dependent oxidoreductase; translation: MKLGFCGLGLMGAAMVQRLLKAGHEVKVWNRSREKAEPLAALGAQIVSTPREAAEGVDGVLLCLFDAQAAEAVVFGADGIAQAAGLNWLVDHSSIDPEATRNLAARLAQSCGADWIDAPVSGGIPGVEAGTLAIMTGGSETHMPEAEAAMRAYAGNITHMGPSGTGQATKLCNQAIVATSIAALAEAIGFAQRNNINVDKLAPALAGGWADSKPLQIFAPRMIEAQAKSIGALSTMLKDIDTLIANAQQSDAPMPVAASVQQMLRVASAMGLGQAEVSALVSVVLPEQRDAFLRQIST
- the ilvD gene encoding dihydroxy-acid dehydratase, with the protein product MLKKHRSKAVTEGVTRTPHRAFLRATGLDDDDLNRSMVAIIGTAGDNTPCSKSLGPQADSVRLGVAQGGGVPVMMNTISVSDGTSMNHAGMRMSLVSREMIADSMEIAVRGHAYDALVGLGGCDKTLPGTLMAMARLNVPSVFIYGGSMLPGYSPDGTENTVLTAIEGVGRYQSGVISLEQLHGIERTCAMTVGSCPGQFTANTMGMVAEALGLSFLGSSTTPAVYSQRHALARRAGRRVMEILENGGPLPRDLITRKSLENATAAVAATGGSTNVALHIPAIAHEVGIRFTTDDMAEVFNRTPLIADLQPGGRYLARDLDVIGGVPVVLKALLKSGHLHGDALTITGETLAEALESFPDEDGRIVRSSDQPIHASGGLVVLKGNLCPDGALLKIAGLKSLVFDGRARVFETEEDCMAVVSRQGYEAGDVLIIRNEGPKGGPGMREMLSVTAAIYGHGNGEKVALLTDGRFSGATRGMCIGYASPEAAAGGNIGLVKDGDRITIDATQSSMQLHVSEEELAERRAQWKPYVRDRLAGALEKYARLVGPTNEGAVTHSGAAEWPQEQLEDI
- a CDS encoding GntR family transcriptional regulator, which produces MKHSDAASTSAPLEAFQPIVRQSVNEAVYQALRNKLMHGEYRAGQVLGIQYLADALGTSTMPVREALRRLVAQQGLEPLPNGTTRVPLITKTCLSDIRRARVLIEGTVTEWAGPLLTSSVLDQLEQLAQEITQERRTPKGVASSLEKNRIFHFTIYAAAQSPVMLAMIESLWLQSGAYLRETRESLHNEDSSDQLHESTVTALRDGDFAQARHYIQEDVSWIFDRLDLPD
- a CDS encoding Lrp/AsnC family transcriptional regulator gives rise to the protein MQIELDEVDGSLLAELQGNARLTTSELAQKVGISQSPCWRRIRRMEEAGLISGYHARLDRRGLGYGVVAFVSISVDFQNEERSVQFVEAVRDIPEVVMCHGIAGPADFLLMVVAKDLDSYSELLQRKLHRLPGVRQAQTSFSLQEFKGLNELPIPAVASSTA
- the kynA gene encoding tryptophan 2,3-dioxygenase; translation: MNASKASADKGISETERIVSEEKAQLDFSQSMSYGDYLHLDEVLGAQHPLSPAHDEMLFIIQHQTSELWMKLMLHELNAATASVAADRYADSFKMLARVSRIMEQLVSAWTVLSTMTPPEYTAMRPYLASSSGFQSAQYRCIEFALGNKNAAMLKPHAHRPELLRQVEAAYRAPSLYDESLRLLARQGFDIPADYLERDWTQPYVASPDVEAAWLQVYRDPHAHWDLYQLGEKLTDIEDAFRLWRFRHVTTVERVIGFKRGTGGTGGVSYLRKMLDVVLFPEIWTVRTAL
- a CDS encoding alpha/beta hydrolase yields the protein MQAPHDSLSAQEREREYSPSSCIGGNYAPYIEAYATLSAAALQGGARHTELAYGNKATHKLDLFLPEPRDSEVLPPLLLFIHGGYWQELSKASSLFSAPDCTDAGIAFAAIDYTLAPQASVHDMVLECRQALRWLHQHGQELGFDPQRIVVSGSSAGAHLAAMCCLRGWKEDADLPVGAPAAAVLVSGIYDLQALIGTSINEALSLDVESARAISPQLLDLQGFPPTAISWGEIETSEFKRQSQAFADALNALGAQYLPPLEVPARNHFDVILDQARSGTALGDTTHALFASLPATSSGGNS
- a CDS encoding RidA family protein, with protein sequence MKQVIDVGLPPLKQAFSWAVKAKGDMLFSVYGPVRPDGSIDTGHIEQQARLTFANLQQTVHAAGGTLDNVTQVLIYMTDVADMAAIDAVYREFFIEPFPNRASVGVAALVEPGMKLEVLSYAMIP